AAAATGGACAAGGGAAAGGGCAGCACGGCAAAGGAGCCGATGATTATGTCATTCCAGTCCCTCCAGGTACGACAGTAAAAGATACAGATACGGGTGAGGTTATTGCAGACTTAACCGAGCATCAACAACGTGCAGTCATTGCACAAGGAGGGCGCGGAGGTAGAGGGAACATGCGATTTGCATCACCTCGAAACCCAGCACCTGAAATTGCGGAGAACGGAGAGCCAGGTATTGAGCGTAACGTTTCATTGGAGCTTAAACTGATGGCAGACGTCGGTTTAGTCGGATTCCCGAGTGTAGGGAAATCAACGTTACTCTCCACGGTAAGTGCCGCAAAACCGAAGATTGCAGAATATCACTTCACTACATTAGCTCCGAACTTGGGTGTTGTAGAAACAGCTGACCAACGTAGTTTTGTCATGGCTGACTTGCCAGGACTTATTGAAGGGGCGCACGAAGGTGTAGGGCTTGGACATCAATTCTTACGCCACGTTGATCGTACCCGCCTAATCGTTCACGTTGTCGATATGGCAAGTATGGAAGGTCGCGATCCATACGAGGATTATAAAACAATTCGACAAGAGCTCGTTGAGTATGACGAGAAAATGCTTGAGCGACCTGAAATCGTTGTAGCAAGCAAGATGGATATGCCAGGAGCAGAAGAGAACTTGCAAGCCTTTAGAGAACAACTGGGCCAAGATCTCACAATCTTCCCGATTTCTTCTGTCACGAGAGACGGATTGAAAGAGCTTCTCTTCACAGTCGCTGATAAGCTAGAGGAGATTCCTAAAGATACAACTCCAATTGAGGAGAAAGAAGAGCGCGTCATTTACCGCCACCAAGAGAAAGAGAAGCCGTTCACGATTAGTCGCGAAGACGATGGTGCCTTCGTTCTTAAAGGGGCAGAACTTGAGAAACTCTTCAAGATGACAGACTTTACTCGTGACGAAACGGTGAACCGCTTTGCTCGTCAACTTCGTAGCATGGGAGTCGACGATGCCCTTCGCGAACGCGGTGCAGAAAATGGCGATATCATTCGCATCTTAGACTACGAATTCGAATTTGTAGAATAAAGTCGGTGAATGAGGTGGAAATATGGAGGAGAAAGAAGAACAGTTTTTTCTAGTGCGTAGTGATGTCCTTCCAGAATCTATGCAGAAGACGCTTGAAGCAAAGGCGTTGCTTGAGCGAGGAAAGGTCCATTCTGTTCATGAAGCGGTGCAACGTGTTGACCTAAGTCGGAGTGCTTTCTATAAGTATAAAGATGCTGTATTCCCGTTCCATGCAATGGTGAAAGAGAAGATGATTACACTATTCTTTCACTTGGAAGACCGCTCAGGTACACTTTCCCAGTTGCTTCAGATGGTAGCAGATTCAGGATGTAACGTATTAACCATACACCAAACGATTCCGCTACAAGGAAAGGCGAACGTAACCCTTTCTTTGAACACGAGTGGAATGCATATGAATATAGAAGAGTTGATGCAACAATGTCGACGTCTTGATTTCGTCGATCGTGTTGAAGTATTGAGTAGTGGTGCGTAGCTAAGGGGGATTCATTTTGTCAAAAGTGGGATATTTAGGACCAAAAGGAACGTTCACACATCAAGCGGTTCATGCGTTGTTCGACCAGCATGAGTTCTTGAGCTATCGGACTATCCCGGAGTGTCTTGATGCTGTAGAAAAAGGTGAGATTGATGTAGGTGTCGTTCCACTTGAGAACACGATTGAAGGTACAGTACATTTAACGATTGATTACCTCATTCACCATGTAGATCTTCCAATTGTGGCTGAAGCGGATTTGCCAATCGAGCAACATTTACTTGTACCACATTCATTTGATGGGGACTTGTCTAAGGTGGAGGCCATCTATTCACATAGTCATGCCGTAGCTCAGTGCCATCAGTTTATTCACCATCAATGTGAACGAGCAGAAGTGGAATATTCTACGTCAACTGGAGAAGCTGCTCGTATGGTAAATGAAAAGGGCGGCAACATTGCTGCAATTGGGAACCGCCAGGCGGCAGAAGAGTACGGATTGAAGGTACTGAGGGAGAACATCCACGACTACCCAAATAATCATACTCGATTTGCCGTTGTCCAAAAAGGAAGCGAACCAATCGAAATGCGTGAATTACGTGAAGTCAATCGTAAAACGACTATTTCAGTTACGTTGCCTAGTGATTATGCAGGTGCACTTCACCAAGTTCTTTCTGCATTTTCATGGCGTCGAATGAATCTCTCTAAAATTGAATCAAGGCCTATGAAAACAGGCTTAGGGAACTATTTCTTTATCATCGATGTGGACCAACCTTATGATGGAGTTCTCTTCCCGGGAGTGCAAGCTGAATTACAAGCTCTAGGTTGTGATTTGAAGGTGCTTGGGACGTACCCTTGTTTCCATCTGGCAACAGCCTCATCTAAAGAAGCAACTACGGATTAATCCGTAGTTGCTTCTTTTTTTAGGCTTTTTCATCAACTTTTTAAATGCTTAAGCATATCTTGTATTGAGTTAGTCTGTTACAGGAGCAAGAGCATAACAGAAGGAAGGGAGTAACCACTGTGAAAATTCATGTTGTCCAAAAAGGCGATACCCTGTGGAAGATTGCCCAAAAGTATGGTGTCAACTTCGAACAGTTAAAAGAAATGAATACGCAGTTATCCAATCCCGACATGATCATGCCGGGAATGAAGATTAAAGTTCCCGCCGATTCAAAGCCGGTGAAGAAGGAATACGCTAAGAAAGAACAGCCCAAGTACCCATCAGAACATCCTTATAAAGATACGTCTCCAAAGCCGCTACCTGTGATTAAGGAAGAGAAGAAAACGGCACCTAAAGAAATGCCTAAACCGAAGGAGCAACCTAAAATGGAAAAACCAATGATGCCGATGATGCCGAAGATGCCACAGCCGAACATCACGATGCCAATTTCTATGCAGTTCCCGACAATGGAACAGCAAATGCAAAACCACTACACAACGGTCAATCTTCCCCAAATGCCTGTTCAACCGAAAGAAGAACCAAAGGAAAAGCCAGCGGAAGCTGTAAAGGGAGTTAGTGAACAACCACAGCAAATGCCGATGCCAGAACAGCCAGTCTATTATTACTACACCATGCCATGTCTGCCTTGTCCGCCGCATCCGTGCCATCCATGTCACCCATACATGATGCCGTATCACGGATATTACGACCAACAACAAATGATGCCTTATGGCTATGGTATGGAAGAATCATCTGATGAGGGAATGCAAAACCAGGTTGCAGGAGCTTATCAAGGCCAGGCAGGCGATTGTGGCTGCAATGACCCATACGGAGGGTATGGAGGTCACATGATGCAACAGCCTTATGGCTATCCGTCTTATGGAATGATGCCGCAACAAGGAATGATGCCTGGGCAGATGAATAACGGCAATCCAATGTTTGACCAGCAAGGACAAATGGGGCAAATGATGCCAGGTGGCAACAACATGGGCGGATTTGATCCTTCACAACAAGGTGGAAATGGAATGAATCCTTTCGGGGCGTTCAATATGCCTCGCTTTGAGGAAGATGAATAAGCCCTCATACTTTCCTTATGAAGGAAGCGGAGAGACGTTGCCCTACCATCGTCTCTCTGCTTTTTTATATAAGGAAGGGGGGCTTCTTGTACATAAGCTTAAACGACTTAAAATGCATCTCTTTGACATCGAAACATCGTATGGGAAATTTATTCTAAAACGACACTTGTCGCTTCATAAGGTGAACCTACAGTGGGAGCTATTTGAGAGCCTTCCTTCGTCAACGGGTATTGTTCCGTTCGAACACTTTCCAAACGGAAGGACGTATCTCACACGATACAATGACGGTTGGACGATTAGTCGATGGATGCCTGGGAGCGTATTGACTTATACTAGACGGGATGATGCGATGCTAGCGCGTGAGGCAATTCGCAAGTTTCACTCGGTATCGAACGGCCTTATCTTGCCATCCTCTAAATGGAGACCGCCTTTATGTATGCTTTGGAAGAATAGGTTTGAGCGGTTTCTAACAAGTGAACAACTCTTTAGAAAACATGGAAAAAAAGATGTCTTTCAGTCCATTTACACGTACAGTGCTGCGAGTTTAAAGAGATTCAGCGTTTTGGACTGGGCGTCGATTCACCACCGCTCAAGAACAAAGTGGAACCATGGGGACGTAGCGGCGCATAACTTTCTTACTAATAAGGATGAGGTCTGGATGTTGGATTTTGATTTGTTACACGAAGGTCCTCATGTTTATGACTGGATTCAATTTGGACAACGACAATTACCTTATTGTACAGATGTAACAGAGTTAGCTAGCCTAATGGGAGAGTGGTGGACGGATGCCATCTGGCAGAGGGGCATGGTCTTTCCAGCGGACATTCTTCGAGAGTTCAATCGCGGCTTAGGTGAACATGGCATAGATGAAATCGCCAAACTTAAGCATTTGGAGTTTCAGTGGAAGCGGCGACTTGAATTTGTAGACTCTTTCACAAATATGGTAAGATAAACTATCCTAAACAAGAGAGGAAGACGATGCACATGCAGAAAAAAATTGATCAATTAGTAGAATGGCTTCAACAGCAAGTGAATGGTGCTGGCTTGAACGGTGCACTAGTCGGCGTGAGTGGTGGCATAGACTCTGCTGTTGTCGCTCATCTTATTAAACGTGCGTTTCCGAACGATTCATTAGGGGTGATTATGCCTTGTAAGAGCAACCCAGGAGATCAAGATGCGGCTCATAAAGTAATTGATAGCTGTGAAATTGACCATCTAACGGTTGACTTAACAGAAACACATGAAGTGATGTTCTCAACAATTGCAGAACAACTGAAACAAAAGGAAACATATGAAGAAAGCCAAGAACGTTTAGCAGACGCGAACCTACGAGCTCGTCTTCGTATGAGTACGTTATACACAGTTGCAACCAACCACAAATACTTAGTTGTAGGTACGGATAATGCCGCAGAATGGTACACAGGTTACTTCACGAAGTATGGAGATGGTGGGGTTGACCTTGTCCCACTCGTTCACTTTACCAAAGGCGAGGTAAGAGAACTGGCACGCGAATTAGGCGTTCCAAGTGAAATTGTAGAAAAGCAACCAAGTGCTGGTCTTTGGGAAGGTCAAACGGATGAGAAAGAAATGGGTGTCACGTACGATACGATTGATGCGCACTTAAAGGGAGAAGAAATCCCTGAAGATGACCGCAAGATTATTGAGGACATGCATCGTAAAACAGAGCATAAGCGCAATTTAGCGACCGCTCCACCGAAGTTCTAAGCTTCGACCATAAGTTTACAGCTTTAAATTAGCCTCCCTTATTCATACTAGTGACTAAGGGAGGCTTTTCTAATGAAGAAGATTGTAACCCTTGTGGTACCTCTAACCTTAATGCTGACGGGCTGTGGAGGTGGGGATGAAGCGGTGCAAGAAGGGAAAGACAGTAGTGGAACAGACGCTTATTATGGGAAGTTTGAGTCGAAAGATGAGGGTGTGAAACGCCTAAGTCGTTCCATGGATGAAACAGAAATCGATCCTTCTGCAGTCGATCACAGCGCACCGAAAAAACGGACCCCACTCAATGACCCAGAGGCTGATTCTTACAACAATGAAGAACTGGCTCAAGAAGGTAGGGCATTAGAAGCCCATCTGACACAGTCCCCCTACGTAACTCATGCGCAGGTAGTCGTAACGAACGATACCATCTATGCGAACGTGAAGGAGCGTATGCGTGCTGGGATGACCCGCGTGGATGTTGTGAATATGGTAGAGAGGGAATTGAAGCAGCTAGCACAAGAGAAAGAAATAATTGTATTTTCCGCAAATGAATCCCATTGGGGACGTAAGAAAGATGATAAAGCTCGACCGAATCAACGTTTAACAGATGACCAGTTAAGAGAAGAGCTCAATCATTTCTATAATTCAGAAGAAGAATGACAACAACCCTCGTGAGAAACGGGGGTTGTTTCTGTGTTCGGTCCTGTTTTCTCCTTTATGTCGATATGTTATATTAAAGAGTAGTATAACTTTGGATGATGAGAGGAGAATGTCCCATGGCAGGTCACTCCAAATGGGCAAATATAAAGCATCGTAAAGGTGCACAAGACAAAAAACGTGGGAAAGTCTTTATGCAATTGGCGAAAGAGATTTACGTTGCTGCAAAGCAAGGTGGCGGCGATCCTGAGATGAATGCGCACTTGCGAAAGGCTATTGATAAAGCGAAAGCCAATAATGTTCCAAATGACAATATTGACAGAGCCGTTGCTAAGGCTACAGGTAGTCTTGAAGGCGTCAATTACGAAGAACTTACTTATGAAGGATATGGTCCAGCAGGTGTAGCGATATTAGTTGAAACGTTAACAGACAACAAGAACCGTACAGTCGGTGAGGTTCGTACTGCTTTCAACAAGAATGGTGGGAATTTAGGAGAGAGCGGAAGTGTCGCTTTCATGTTCGACCGTAAAGGCTACCTTGTCATTGACCGTGAGGAGTATCCTGATGTGGATGAAGAAGAGCTTATGCTTGAAGCGGTTGAAGCGGGTGCCGATGAGATGGAGACAAATGAAGACTCCTTTGAAATCTATACTGACCCACAGTCATTTCAAGAGGTTCGAGAAGCTCTTGAAGCGAGCGACTATAACTTTGCAACCGCAGAAGTTACGTTCTTCCCACAGACAAGAACGCATCTTGAAGGAGCAGACGCTGAGAAGATGGTTAAGCTAATAAATGCGCTTGAAGACCTTGAGGATGTTCAAGAGGTGTATCATAATCTTGAAGCGGACGATGAAATTATGGAACAACTTTAATAAATATAGAAGGCCAGTACTCATAAACGAGTTGCTGGCTTTTGTTTTGCCCACATATTGGTTAAAAATAGGTCGAACTGGTGACACTAGTACTAGAAGCGAATCTATGACCTAGAGGTGAGACTATTGAAGAAACCCCTTTTATTCGTAGGTATGTGGGTTTTTCTAATGCTGATTGGTGGATGGACCGTAGTGGCAAGTAGCGGTGGGGAAGAAGGCCAAGATCAGAAAGCATGGGAAAGAGAGCCTTTGCAAATTGAAGTTGTGTTACAACGAGTTTATTTAGATGGGCAAGTAACAGAAGAACGAATTGTAGAAACCATACAAGCAATGGAAGACTTCTGGGCTCTATACGAAGAATGGCAAGTGGTCGATCAAACAGAAGGTAAGGTCATTTTCCAGAAGGCGATTGATGATATATCGGACGATCTTAAAGAACGAGGTTATTTCGGTTTAAATGAAAAGGGTGAACTCGTGCTCTTTGATGGTAGACCTCAGGATAATGAAGTGATTAAGTCTTTCTACCAAATCGATGTAGGGGAATTAGAAAGCGTTCAGCATGAAGAATTGTTGGATGGTATTAAAGTGAATACAAAGGACCGTTATATGTCATTGTTGAGACAGTTCGAACAGGCTGCTGTGCATACACATATTGCTCCTTAATCCAGAACCTTGAGAATCAATTTTCTCAAGGTTTCTTTGTTGTTGTAATGGTTCACCACGTTCTTGTCTATCAATAGGCACTGTAAGGGAACAAATGTCCTCTTTTCTCTTATGGCACATGGACGAATGTGTTAGAATAGAAATAGTGTACTAATGACAAAGTGAGGAACTGTCTATGATTGCATATATAAAAGGAACGCTTGATTCAATTGAAGGAGAGCGTGTATTTGTAGAAGCTTACGGTGTTGGATACGACATCGTCTGTCCAAATCCGTTTGCCTTTCAGACCCTGATTGGTCAGGAAGTTAAGATTTTCACCTTTCACTATGTTCGTGAAGATGCTCAACTTCTATATGGATTTAAGCGTCCTGAGGAGAAACTATTATTTTCAAAATTATTGAATGTTTCTGGAATTGGTCCTAAAGGCGCGTTAGCTGTACTCGCGACGACATCTGTAGCAGATATTGTAGGTGCAATTGAACGAGAAGATGAGAAATTCTTAACGAGTTTCCCGGGTGTCGGGAAGAAGACAGCTCGTCAAATGATTCTAGATCTTAAAGGAAAGCTTACGGAATGGCTACCAGTCGAGCAGGATGAGACGACGTTGTTCTTCGATGGAGATGTCACAACAGGCGAAACTACTCAACTTGTAGAAGATGCGATTGAAGCATTAAAGGCGTTAGGCTATTCAGAACGAGAGCTTAAGAAGATTCGACAAGAGCTCCAAAAACATACATTAAACAGTGTGGATGACTATGTCCGTAAAGGGCTAGCACTCATGCTGCAACAATAGTGAAGTGGGGGATTATCTGTGGAAGAGCGCATGGTAAGCGGCGGCTATCAAGAAGATGACTCCATGGAATTGAGTCTTCGCCCTCAAAACCTAGCTCAATATATTGGGCAAGGAAAAACGAAAGAAAACCTTCGTATCTTTATTGAAGCAGCAAAGATGCGAAATGAACCATTAGACCACGTCTTACTCTATGGGCCACCTGGTCTAGGTAAGACGACGCTAGCTTCCATCATCGCAAATGAAATGAACGTCGGCTTCCGTACGACATCGGGCCCGGCCATCGAACGTCCTGGAGATTTGGCAGCCATTTTGTCATCATTGGAAGCCGGGGACGTTTTATTTATTGACGAAATTCACCGTTTGCCACGTGCGGTTGAAGAGGTGCTTTATCCTGCTATGGAGGATTTCTGCTTAGATATTGTTGTTGGTTCTGGTTCGAGTGCCCGTTCTATTCGATTAGATCTCCCACCATTTACACTCGTTGGTGCGACTACAAGGGCTGGACTATTATCTGCTCCACTCCGGGATCGTTTCGGTGTGTTAAGCAGGCTTGAATACTATTCAACGGAAGACCTCTGTGACATTGTGGAACGAACGGCTGATATATTTGATGTTGGCATTATGAAGGAAGCGGCGGTAGAAGTAGCAAGACGCTCGCGTGGAACACCGCGTATTGCCAACCGCCTCTTGAAACGAGTACGAGACATCTCACAGGTAAAGGGAGAGCCGTCTATTTCAGAGGATACGACCCAGCAGGCGCTCGCCATGCTTCAAGTAGATGGCGCTGGACTAGACCATATTGACCAGAAGTTGCTTGTGGCTATGATGGACCAATTTAGAGGCGGGCCAGTTGGACTTGACACACTGGCGGCAACGATTGGAGAAGAATCTCAAACGATTGAAGATGTGTACGAACCCTTTTTACTACAGAAAGGGTTTATACAGCGTACTCCACGGGGCAGACTTGTAACACATAAGGTCTACGAGCATTTTAATCGGGAGGTGCCGGGGACTTGACGGAGTTCTCTAAACTTTTTATTGTGTTAGGAGTCCTGTTCCTCTTAATCGGGGGAATTACCGCGCTTTTAGGTAAACTCCCAGGCGATTTAACGTTTAAGAAGGGAAATGTCACATTTTATTTCCCAATTATGACGTCCATCGTCGTCAGTGTGATACTTTCCCTGTTATTTTATTTATTTAATAAATTTCGTTAAGGACATAGATAGGAGAGACATATGGATATCGAGCAATTTGATTTTGACCTGCCTGAGCGTTTAATTGCCCAAACCCCTCTAAAAGACCGTACGTCTTCACGGATGATGGCGATTAATCGTTCGGAGGAAAGAATCGAACATCAACACTTTTATAACATTACATCTTACTTAAAATCAGGTGATTGTCTTGTATTAAATGATACGAAAGTATTGCCAGCACGCCTTTATGGTGTGAAAGAAGACACAGGAGCTAAGATGGAAGTATTGCTCCTACACCAGCAAGAAGGTGACCGCTGGGAGACGCTTGTTAAGCCTGCCAAGAAAGTCAAGGAAGGCACTCGCATTTCCTTTGGAGATGGCAAGCTTGTAGCAGAGTGTATAGGGATGAAGGAACATGGAGGGCGTATTCTACAGTTCCATTACGAAGGGATTTTCCTTGAGGTATTAGAGTCCCTCGGAGAAATGCCACTTCCTCCTTACATTAAAGAACAACTACCTGACCGTGATCGCTATCAGACTGTCTATGCGAAAGAAGAAGGGTCAGCAGCTGCACCTACGGCTGGTCTTCACTTTACTCACGAATTGTTGGAAGAGCTACAGCAAAAGGGTGTTCAAATTGCCTACATTACGTTACACGTAGGACTTGGAACGTTTAGACCTGTAAGTGCAGATACGGTAGAAGACCATGACATGCACGCTGAATTCTACACGATGTCTGAGGAAACAGCGGCGCAACTCAATCAGGTTCGTGCAGAAGGGGGCAGAATTATCTCTGTCGGAACGACTTCCACACGTACCCTTGAAACCATTGCGCGTGATTACGGCCAGTTCCAAGCTGTTAGTGGATGGACGGATATCTTTA
This genomic interval from Pontibacillus halophilus JSM 076056 = DSM 19796 contains the following:
- a CDS encoding ACT domain-containing protein, producing MEEKEEQFFLVRSDVLPESMQKTLEAKALLERGKVHSVHEAVQRVDLSRSAFYKYKDAVFPFHAMVKEKMITLFFHLEDRSGTLSQLLQMVADSGCNVLTIHQTIPLQGKANVTLSLNTSGMHMNIEELMQQCRRLDFVDRVEVLSSGA
- a CDS encoding DUF2905 domain-containing protein, whose translation is MLGVLFLLIGGITALLGKLPGDLTFKKGNVTFYFPIMTSIVVSVILSLLFYLFNKFR
- a CDS encoding BofC C-terminal domain-containing protein; protein product: MWVFLMLIGGWTVVASSGGEEGQDQKAWEREPLQIEVVLQRVYLDGQVTEERIVETIQAMEDFWALYEEWQVVDQTEGKVIFQKAIDDISDDLKERGYFGLNEKGELVLFDGRPQDNEVIKSFYQIDVGELESVQHEELLDGIKVNTKDRYMSLLRQFEQAAVHTHIAP
- the pheA gene encoding prephenate dehydratase codes for the protein MSKVGYLGPKGTFTHQAVHALFDQHEFLSYRTIPECLDAVEKGEIDVGVVPLENTIEGTVHLTIDYLIHHVDLPIVAEADLPIEQHLLVPHSFDGDLSKVEAIYSHSHAVAQCHQFIHHQCERAEVEYSTSTGEAARMVNEKGGNIAAIGNRQAAEEYGLKVLRENIHDYPNNHTRFAVVQKGSEPIEMRELREVNRKTTISVTLPSDYAGALHQVLSAFSWRRMNLSKIESRPMKTGLGNYFFIIDVDQPYDGVLFPGVQAELQALGCDLKVLGTYPCFHLATASSKEATTD
- the ruvB gene encoding Holliday junction branch migration DNA helicase RuvB, giving the protein MEERMVSGGYQEDDSMELSLRPQNLAQYIGQGKTKENLRIFIEAAKMRNEPLDHVLLYGPPGLGKTTLASIIANEMNVGFRTTSGPAIERPGDLAAILSSLEAGDVLFIDEIHRLPRAVEEVLYPAMEDFCLDIVVGSGSSARSIRLDLPPFTLVGATTRAGLLSAPLRDRFGVLSRLEYYSTEDLCDIVERTADIFDVGIMKEAAVEVARRSRGTPRIANRLLKRVRDISQVKGEPSISEDTTQQALAMLQVDGAGLDHIDQKLLVAMMDQFRGGPVGLDTLAATIGEESQTIEDVYEPFLLQKGFIQRTPRGRLVTHKVYEHFNREVPGT
- the queA gene encoding tRNA preQ1(34) S-adenosylmethionine ribosyltransferase-isomerase QueA, encoding MDIEQFDFDLPERLIAQTPLKDRTSSRMMAINRSEERIEHQHFYNITSYLKSGDCLVLNDTKVLPARLYGVKEDTGAKMEVLLLHQQEGDRWETLVKPAKKVKEGTRISFGDGKLVAECIGMKEHGGRILQFHYEGIFLEVLESLGEMPLPPYIKEQLPDRDRYQTVYAKEEGSAAAPTAGLHFTHELLEELQQKGVQIAYITLHVGLGTFRPVSADTVEDHDMHAEFYTMSEETAAQLNQVRAEGGRIISVGTTSTRTLETIARDYGQFQAVSGWTDIFIYPPYEFKAIDGLITNFHLPKSTLIMLVSAFAGKELTMEAYRKAVEEEYRFFSFGDAMFIE
- a CDS encoding YhcN/YlaJ family sporulation lipoprotein translates to MKKIVTLVVPLTLMLTGCGGGDEAVQEGKDSSGTDAYYGKFESKDEGVKRLSRSMDETEIDPSAVDHSAPKKRTPLNDPEADSYNNEELAQEGRALEAHLTQSPYVTHAQVVVTNDTIYANVKERMRAGMTRVDVVNMVERELKQLAQEKEIIVFSANESHWGRKKDDKARPNQRLTDDQLREELNHFYNSEEE
- a CDS encoding YebC/PmpR family DNA-binding transcriptional regulator, with the protein product MAGHSKWANIKHRKGAQDKKRGKVFMQLAKEIYVAAKQGGGDPEMNAHLRKAIDKAKANNVPNDNIDRAVAKATGSLEGVNYEELTYEGYGPAGVAILVETLTDNKNRTVGEVRTAFNKNGGNLGESGSVAFMFDRKGYLVIDREEYPDVDEEELMLEAVEAGADEMETNEDSFEIYTDPQSFQEVREALEASDYNFATAEVTFFPQTRTHLEGADAEKMVKLINALEDLEDVQEVYHNLEADDEIMEQL
- the safA gene encoding SafA/ExsA family spore coat assembly protein; amino-acid sequence: MKIHVVQKGDTLWKIAQKYGVNFEQLKEMNTQLSNPDMIMPGMKIKVPADSKPVKKEYAKKEQPKYPSEHPYKDTSPKPLPVIKEEKKTAPKEMPKPKEQPKMEKPMMPMMPKMPQPNITMPISMQFPTMEQQMQNHYTTVNLPQMPVQPKEEPKEKPAEAVKGVSEQPQQMPMPEQPVYYYYTMPCLPCPPHPCHPCHPYMMPYHGYYDQQQMMPYGYGMEESSDEGMQNQVAGAYQGQAGDCGCNDPYGGYGGHMMQQPYGYPSYGMMPQQGMMPGQMNNGNPMFDQQGQMGQMMPGGNNMGGFDPSQQGGNGMNPFGAFNMPRFEEDE
- the obgE gene encoding GTPase ObgE, whose amino-acid sequence is MFVDAVNVYVKAGDGGNGIVAYRREIYVPKGGPAGGDGGRGGDIVFEVDEGLNTLMDFRYKRHFKAKRGENGQGKGQHGKGADDYVIPVPPGTTVKDTDTGEVIADLTEHQQRAVIAQGGRGGRGNMRFASPRNPAPEIAENGEPGIERNVSLELKLMADVGLVGFPSVGKSTLLSTVSAAKPKIAEYHFTTLAPNLGVVETADQRSFVMADLPGLIEGAHEGVGLGHQFLRHVDRTRLIVHVVDMASMEGRDPYEDYKTIRQELVEYDEKMLERPEIVVASKMDMPGAEENLQAFREQLGQDLTIFPISSVTRDGLKELLFTVADKLEEIPKDTTPIEEKEERVIYRHQEKEKPFTISREDDGAFVLKGAELEKLFKMTDFTRDETVNRFARQLRSMGVDDALRERGAENGDIIRILDYEFEFVE
- the ruvA gene encoding Holliday junction branch migration protein RuvA, translated to MIAYIKGTLDSIEGERVFVEAYGVGYDIVCPNPFAFQTLIGQEVKIFTFHYVREDAQLLYGFKRPEEKLLFSKLLNVSGIGPKGALAVLATTSVADIVGAIEREDEKFLTSFPGVGKKTARQMILDLKGKLTEWLPVEQDETTLFFDGDVTTGETTQLVEDAIEALKALGYSERELKKIRQELQKHTLNSVDDYVRKGLALMLQQ
- the nadE gene encoding NAD(+) synthase, whose translation is MQKKIDQLVEWLQQQVNGAGLNGALVGVSGGIDSAVVAHLIKRAFPNDSLGVIMPCKSNPGDQDAAHKVIDSCEIDHLTVDLTETHEVMFSTIAEQLKQKETYEESQERLADANLRARLRMSTLYTVATNHKYLVVGTDNAAEWYTGYFTKYGDGGVDLVPLVHFTKGEVRELARELGVPSEIVEKQPSAGLWEGQTDEKEMGVTYDTIDAHLKGEEIPEDDRKIIEDMHRKTEHKRNLATAPPKF